The following DNA comes from Nitrogeniibacter aestuarii.
GCTGCGGGCTGACGCCCTGCGAGTAGAGATTGAGTGCGAGAGTCACGAGGTCCACATTGCCGGTGCGCTCGCCGTGGCCGAAAAGACATCCCTCGATCCGGTCCGCACCGGCCATGACGGCCAGTTCCGCCGCGGCCACGGCGGTCCCGCGGTCGTTGTGCGGATGAACGGAGATGACCACCGAATCGCGGCGATCGATATGACGACACACCCACTCGATCTGGTCGGCATACATATTGGGCGTGCTCATCTCCACCGTGGCCGGCAGGTTGATGATGCACGGACGTTCCGGCGTCGGCGCCCATTCGGCAATCACCGCGTTGCATACCTCGACGGCAAAATCGAGCTCGGTGCCCGAAAACACCTCGGGGCTGTACTGAAAGACAAACTCGGTCTCAGGCTGCGCCTCGGCAAGCTCGCGGATGAGACGGGCATGATCGACGGCGATCTGCTTGACCCCGGCCCTGTCCTGCCCGAATACGATCTGGCGGAAGTTGGGCGCCGTGGCGTTGTAAAAGTGAATGATCGCCCGGCGCGCACCGCGTACCGACTCGAAGGTGCGCCGGACGAGGTGCTCGCGCGCCTGGGTCAGCACCTCGATGGTGACATCGTCCGGCACGTGATCGCCGTCGATGAGTTCGCGCACGAAGTCGAAATCGGTCTGGCTGGCGGCCGGGAAAGCGACTTCGATTTCCTTGAAACCGATCGCAACGAGCATCTTGAACATGCGCATCTTGCGCTCGCTGTCCATGGGCTCGAAAAGCGCCTGGTTTCCATCGCGCAGATCGGTACTCATCCAGATCGGTGCGCGCTCGATGCGCCGGTCCGGCCAGCTGCGGTCGGTCAAGGTCTGCCCGCCCGGGAAGGGGTTGAAGGGGCGGTATTTCTGGTTCGGTTGTTTCAACATGGGATGCTCCAGTCAGTCAGTGATCGTCTAATGCGGCGCGCAGACAACCGGGCAGGCCTGATCCCTCGGCCCGGTTGCCGGTCGGCAGTCGTAGAACGGTCATCACTGAGTGGCACATGGAAACACTCCCATCGAAATCGGGACGCACGAAAAGCGTCATTCCCCTCTCGGGGTCTTTGAAACAAACAGCAGGAAGGGGAAAGGAATTAGCTGCGCGAGACGCGCAGCAGCAGGCCCAGACCGGCGAATGCGGTCGTGGAGAACGCCAGAAGCGTGGCGAAGGAGCGGGACTGCTGCGTAGTCATGCGTGTGAAACTACCGGCAGGCGGGCGCTCCTGTCAAGCACTCCGCTGCCGATCGGCACATCAACCGTGCCAGACGTCCATCAGCGGCCCCACCCGGAAGCCACTGAGCATCGGCTGAGAATCGAGCCAGGACGAGACCGAGGTGCGCTGCGCTTCGGTGACCGAGCCGCGCTGGCTGGAGCACACGAAGCCGGCGTCGGCCCAGCCGGCGAACACCAGGCCTTCAGGCATCACGGCTTCGGAGAAAAAACGGTCGAAGAATCCGTCCATCTGGGCTTCGTTCGCTTTGGCGTCAAATGACAGGTCCACTTCAAAGCCCAGCTCGCGGAATTCACCCACAAACAGCTTCTTCCTCAATCGGCGGCTACGTGTTTTGGACATGTTGACTCTCCTCATTGTGCGCCGGCCAATCGGACTGCACCGGGCAAAAGGGACCAGAGCCTACACGATTCATGCGGCGAGCGCCGCCGCTTCCGGATCGACGGCGATGAGACGATGCAAGGAGCGCTTGAGTGCGGCGAAGCATTCGGCGTCGATGGCCGTGCCCACATTTTCGGCCATCATGTCGAGCGCCTTGGGCAGCGGAATCGCGCCCCGATAGGGGCGTTCGGCGGTGATGGCATCGAAGATGTCGGCCGTCGTGATGATGCGGGTTTCGAGCGAAATCTGCTCACCCGAGAGCCCGTGCGGATAGCCTTTTCCGTCGAGCCGCTCATGGTGCGCGCCCGAGATGACGGCCAGCTCCCGGAATGCGGGAATCCGGCAGAGAATCTCCTCGGTATAGGCGGCGTGCATCTGCACCGCATGCCATTCGTCGCTATCCAGCTTGCCCGGCTTGTCGAGAATGAGATTGCTCACGCCCAGCTTGCCCACGTCGTGCAGCAGCGCCCCGCGCTTGAGCCAGCGACGTCGCGCCTCGGGCAGCCCCATGGCCTCGGCGATCACATCGGTATAGAGCGCCACCCGGGCACTGTGCCCGGCGGTGTAGGGGCTTTTGGCATCGACCACCTCGCCAAAGGCCACGGCGATCTCGTCCAGATAGTCCTCGTCGAGAGCCACTTCCGCCTGCCCGGGTTCCAGCTCGAACACCGCACGATCGATCTCGGGGCTGCGCAACATGGTCCAGAAAGCCCCGTCCCGCGCCACCGAGCGGAAGGCGTCGACAAGCGCCGGGTCAAACCAGGCACCCGCGCGGGCGGTGGCTTCTTCGAGCGCTGCGTGGTCGCCTTCGGACATGAAGAACACATCGATCACCTGCGACAGCAGCGCAATCTGAGAGTACAGCGGAATTTCGGTCCTGATCCGCTGGCCGGGCCGACCCGTGCCGTCCCAGTGTTCGTCAAGACAATGAATCCCTTCCGCCACGGCCTCGCTGAAACGCAGCCGCCGCGCAATATCGGCGCCGCGCTGACAGCGGGTCTGAATCAGTTCCTGGGCAATGTCATCGCCTTCGCGGAAGATCGTGAAGATCGCCCTGAAACGATCGGCAAGGTTGGCCCCCAGGCCCGTGTGCCCGATCACGAAGTTCAGCACCTTCGGCAGCGAACCGTTCACGAGCTTGAAGTCGCGCTTGAAGCTCAGGTCGTCCGCCAGATAGAGCTCACAGATCCGCGCCGCGTTGGAGCTGCACCCCAGATCCTTCAGCAGCAGGGTGTAGTACAGCTCGCGCATCTCCTGCTCCGGCAGCATCAGCTCGCGGCCGATGTGCGTACCGATCCAGCAGCAGCGCACGCAATGACCGGCCGGTTGCCCCTCGGTCATATCAAGGGCGTAACTGAGCGAACCGATCAGTTGAGACAGCTTGAGCGAATTGGGCATGGCGTGGGCTCCGGGACATCCTGGAGCGAGGGCTCCGATATCTCATGAACGGGGCCGGACGATCATTCTTGAACGCTCATGTGGTCGGAACGTGACGTACGACACGCCCTTCACGAATCGGCAGATTGGCCATCGCCGCCAGCGCGGCCAGCACCATGTCGGCGTACCACATCCACTGGAAATCACCGTGAGCGCTGATGGCGATCCCCCCGAGCCATGCGCCCAGAAAGCCACCGATCTGATGAGTGAAAATGGTGAGCCCGAACAGGGTGGCGAGATACCGTGAGCCATGGAGCTTGCCCACCAGCGAAGCCGTGGGCGGTACGGTCGCCAGCCAGGTAAAGCCCAGCCCGACAGCGAACAGGTAGAAGGTCAGTTCGGTTTTCGGGGCCATCAGGTAGATCGCGACCAGCACGGCACGCGAGCCATACATCCAGAACAGTACGTGCTTGCTTCGATAGCGTTGCACGCACCAGCCCGCATACAGGCTGCCGGCAATATTCGACAGACCGATGATGCCCAGTGACCAGCTGGCCACCGACGGCGGCAGGCCGCACAGCCCCACCTCCCCCGGCAGATGCGTGACCAGAAACGCGATGTGGAAACCGCAGGTGAAGAAGCCGGCGTGCAAGAGCAGATAACTGCGGTCGGCAAAGGCGTCCTTGAGCGCAGCCTTCATGCCGCGATCGACGGTCGTGCCCACGGCCGATGGCGAGGTGTCCGGTGCCGGCGTGCGCAGCACCCGCGCCAGGGGCAGCGCCGTGATGACGATGAGGGCCATCGCCCACATGGCGCCCATCCAGCCGATCATCGCGATGAAGGCCTGCATGAGCGGCGCGAAAATGAACTGCCCAAAAGAGCCACCCGCGTTGATGGCGCCGGAGGCCATGCCACGATACTGCTCGGGCACCCGCGAGACGGCCGCACCCAGCAGCACCGCCAGACTGCTGGCCCCGGCACCGCCGGCCAGGAGCACGCCCACCGTGATCGACAAGGTCAGGCCGGTATGGGCCCATGGCGTCAGGGCCGCCCCGAGCGCCATGCAGATAACCCCCGCCGCCAGGGCGCGCCCGGCACCATAACGGTCGGCGACCGCGCCGGCCAGGGGTTGAACCGCCCCCCAGGACAGCTGCGCCACCGCCATCACCAGGCTGATGGTCGTGATGCCCAGACCGGTCGAGGTGTTGAGCGGCGAGACAAACAGCCCGAGGGACAGACGCCCGCCGTTGGTGATGGCCAGCAGTGCCGCGGCGGTGGCGGCCAGCATCCAGTAGGACCACTTCGGATCGTTGGACATGCGCATGCTCAGTTCTCCGGCGACAGGGCAGGACGCAAGCGCTCGAGCGCTGCTTCGAGCTGCGCGTTGAGTTCGGCCGTGAAATCGCGACCCAGTACCGTCTCGAGTGCCAGCTGGGCCTCCACCCACACCACCTGGGCCTGATCCCGCTTCTGGCGCCCGCTGTCGCTGAGCGCGTACAGGCGCTGACGGGCATCGTCGCTCGCATGACGCACGACCCATCCGGCTTCCACAAGGGGTTTGAGCGCCCGGGTCAGGGTGGTGCGATCCATGTCCATGCGTTCGGCCAGATGGAGCAGCGACTGAGGCGCCCGTGTCAGGTGCATGAGCAGGGAATACTGAGGCAGGCGCAGGCCGGCCTCGCGCAGATAGCCTTCGTAGAAAGCCGTCATCCGGCGGGTGAGCCGCCTTGCACGCGCGCCGGTGCACGGCAAAGGGGGCAGTGCTTTGCTCTCTTGTGCGGTGCCTGATGTCATGTGACCAACCATCGAATTACGTGTATATGCACGTTATAAGATGCCGGGCCGACATGTGTCACGGCCAATCAGGTGCTCATTTCGCGCCAGGTGTCCGGTGTGAGCGAAACGCAATCGCTGCCCGTGGTGACCATCATCTCGCCATCCTGCACGGTGATCTGCCACTGGCAGGTGCGCTCGACGCTCTTTGCCAGCTGTTTGACCGCCGCCTCCGGGAAGGCAATCACGTCGAGCTTGCGCACCCGCAGCAACTCCTTGCGTACGCCTTCCCACCACAGGCTCGATGTCGGTCCGCCGTAGGGATGAATCGTCACGCGATCGGCGCGACCGGCCGCCTTAAGCACACGACGCGCGTCCGGCTGACCCACATCGATCCAGTGCTGGATTCGCCCGTCCAGCGTCTTGATGCACAGGTCGGGTTCATCCGGCTCGCACAGCGCCGAAGTCATGTCGATGCCCTCATCGGCAATGCGGCCGAAGGCCAGCACCCGGGCGACCAGGCGCTCGTCGGTCTCGGACGGATGACGTGCCAGCGTGAGCGCATGCTCGGCATAGTAGTGACGATCCAGATCCGAGATCTGGAGCTGGAACTTGAAGATGGTGGATTTGAGCGCCATGGCAGGAACCGGAAGACAGATGTAGCGAAAGCGCGACATTCTAGGCCGTTTGGCGCCGACCGATGGAAATACCTCAACCCGCGCGCCTTTTTTCCGTTAGACTGCGCGTCCGCACATTGCAACGACCAATCGGCATGTGCGCGTCTCTTATCACCCAGGCAGCCTGGCTGCCCGAATATCCCGTCCGCCTCGATTGGTGTCTCTCCTCGCGATAGACAGGCCGTCGCCGGAGACTCACACAACATGTCATCTGACACGAATTTTGCCGACCTCGGTCTGGCCGAGCCGCTGCTGCGCGCGCTTGCCGAGACCGGTTACACGAAACCCACCCCGATTCAGGCCCAGGCGATTCCGGTCGTCCTCACCGGCCAGGATCTGCTCGCTGCCGCGCAGACCGGCACCGGCAAGACCGCCAGCTTCGCGCTGCCGATCCTGCAACAGCAGATGAAACACGAAAAACGTGCCCGCGATGGCCGTCCGCGTGTGCTCATCCTCACCCCGACCCGCGAACTGGCCGCCCAGGTGGACGAGTCGGTGCGCGCCTATGCCGCCCACGTGCCGGTGCGTTCCTTCGCCGTCTTCGGTGGTGTGAACATCAGCACCCAGTCGCGCGCGCTGCGCCGCCCAGTGGAAGTGATGGTGGCCTGTCCCGGCCGTCTGCTCGACCACATCAACCAGGGCAACATCAAGCTCACCGACGTGGAAACCCTGGTGCTGGACGAAGCCGACCGCATGCTCGACATGGGCTTTATCCACGACATCAAGAAAATTCTCGCCAAGCTACCGGCCCAGCGCCAGAACCTGCTGTTCTCGGCCACCTTCAGCAAGGAGATCCGCCAACTGGCCGAGGGCCTGCTGAAGAACCCAGCCAGTGTGGACGTGGCGCCGCGCAACAGCACCGCCGAGCGCGTCAAGCAATCGCTCATGCTGGTGAACAAGCACGAGAAGCGCGACCTGCTGATTCATCTGGTGCGCGAGCGCCAGTGGTTCCAGGTGCTGGTCTTCAGCCGCACCAAGCATGGCGCCGATCGCCTCGCCCGCCAGCTGCACGCCGCCGGCATCAGCTCGGCTGCCCTGCATGGCGACAAGGCACAGAACGCCCGCATGCGTGCGCTCGATGCCTTCAAGGCCGCCAAGTTGCAGGTGCTGGTCGCCACCGACATCGCCGCGCGCGGCATCGACGTGGATCAGCTCCCCCATGTGGTGAACTTCGACCTGCCAAACGTGCCCGAAGACTACGTGCACCGTATCGGCCGTACCGGCCGTGCCGGTGCCGAGGGCGAAGCCCTGTCGCTGGTCGATCCGCACGAGGAAGCCAAGCAACTGCGCGATATCGAGCGCCTCATCGGCCAGAAGATCGAGCGCATCGAAGTCGGCGGCTTCACCATCGACGAGCCCGAGCATTTCAAGGCACCGCAGCGCCAGCCACGCGGCAACCAGGCGCCCAACCAGCGCAACAGCCACCGTCACCAGCGCAGCGGCAATGGCAATGGCGGCGAAGGCGCGCAGCGCCGTGGTCGCACTGGCCAGTCGGGCGATCGCCCGCAGGCCAAGGCCGACGGCGCGGGGGCCGGCAAGCCCCAGCAGCGTCGGCGCCGTCCGGCCCAGTCGGGCCAGGGCAGCCGCCCCAGCAAAGGCTGAAATCGAAACCGGGCGTCACGCCCGGTTTTTTATTTCACCACGCCCGAGGTTTCGAGCTCGGCCCACTCCTCGTCCGAGAACAGTCTCGACTCGGAAATGAAAGCGCGCCCTTCAGGCCCTTCGAGCGAGAAAGTGCCACCATGACCGCCTTCGACCACGCCGATGATGATCTGGGTGTGCTTCCAGTATTCGTACTGCGCACCACCAATGTAGAAGGGCAGCCCACCCACGTCGCCCAGATACACATCGGCCGGGCTGACCATGAATTCGCTCTTCTTGTAGCAGTTGGCGGCACTGTTGTCGCAGCAGCCACCCGACTGCATGAACAGCAACTCGGGACCATATTTTTTCTTGAGCACTTCGATCAGTTCGAGTGCTTCCGGTGTCGCAACGACACGATCAACCATGTTCGTGCTCCTTGGCTCGCCGGCCATCCACGCCGGCCGAAATGAAAAATGCGGACACTCCACAAGGAGTGCCCGCAAAGAAAAGCACCGGTCGGGTCAAACAGATCAGAAGAAGCCGAGCTTGTTCGGGTTGTAGCTCACGAGCAGGTTCTTCGTCTGCTGGTAGTGATCCAGCATCATCTTGTGGGTTTCGCGGCCGATACCGGACTGCTTGTAGCCACCGAAGGCAGCGTGTGCCGGGTAGGCGTGGTAGCAGTTGGTCCACACACGACCCGCCTTGATGCCACGGCCCATGCGGTAAGCGCGGGAACCGTCACGCGACCACACGCCGGCACCCAGACCGTAGAGGGTATCGTTGGCGATCTCGAGCGCTTCAGCTTCGGTCTTGAAGGTGGTCACGGCCAGCACCGGTCCGAAGATCTCTTCCTGGAAGATGCGCATCTTGTTGTGGCCCTTGAACACCGTCGGCTTGATGTAGTAACCGTCGGCCAGATCGCCACCCAGACGGGCCTGCTCACCACCGATCAGGCACTGGGCGCCTTCCTGCTTGCCCAGATCCAGGTAGGAGGTGATCTTGCTCATCTGCTCCTGGGACGCCTGGGCACCCATCATGGTATCGGTGTCCAGCGGGCTGCCTTGCTTGATCGCATTGATGCGCGTCAGGGCGCGGTCCATGAATCGGTCGTAGATGGATTCCTGAATCAGCGCGCGGGACGGGCAGGTGCACACTTCACCCTGATTGAAGGCAAACAGCACCAGACCCTCGATGGCCTTGTCGAAGAACTCGTCGTCGGCCTGAGCCACGTCTTCGAAGAACACGTTGGGGGACTTGCCACCCAGTTCCAGCGTGGCCGGGATCAGGTTGTTGGCGGCGGCCTGACCGATCAGACGACCGGTGGCGGTGGAACCGGTGAAGGCGATCTTGGCGATACGGGTGCTGGTGGCCAGCGGTACACCGGCTTCGCGGCCGAAACCGTTCACGATGTTCAGCACGCCCTTGGGCAGCAGGTCACCGATCAGCTCGGCCAGCACCATGATGGAGACCGGGGTGGATTCAGCGGGCTTGAGCACCACGCAGTTGCCTGCGCCGATGGCCGGGGCCAGTTTCCAGGCAGCCATCAGGATCGGGAAGTTCCACGGAATGATCTGACCGACGACGCCCAGCGGCTCGTGGAAGTGGTAAGCGACCGTGTTTTCGTCGATCTCGGAGAGCGCCCCTTCC
Coding sequences within:
- a CDS encoding HD-GYP domain-containing protein; this encodes MPNSLKLSQLIGSLSYALDMTEGQPAGHCVRCCWIGTHIGRELMLPEQEMRELYYTLLLKDLGCSSNAARICELYLADDLSFKRDFKLVNGSLPKVLNFVIGHTGLGANLADRFRAIFTIFREGDDIAQELIQTRCQRGADIARRLRFSEAVAEGIHCLDEHWDGTGRPGQRIRTEIPLYSQIALLSQVIDVFFMSEGDHAALEEATARAGAWFDPALVDAFRSVARDGAFWTMLRSPEIDRAVFELEPGQAEVALDEDYLDEIAVAFGEVVDAKSPYTAGHSARVALYTDVIAEAMGLPEARRRWLKRGALLHDVGKLGVSNLILDKPGKLDSDEWHAVQMHAAYTEEILCRIPAFRELAVISGAHHERLDGKGYPHGLSGEQISLETRIITTADIFDAITAERPYRGAIPLPKALDMMAENVGTAIDAECFAALKRSLHRLIAVDPEAAALAA
- a CDS encoding MFS transporter translates to MSNDPKWSYWMLAATAAALLAITNGGRLSLGLFVSPLNTSTGLGITTISLVMAVAQLSWGAVQPLAGAVADRYGAGRALAAGVICMALGAALTPWAHTGLTLSITVGVLLAGGAGASSLAVLLGAAVSRVPEQYRGMASGAINAGGSFGQFIFAPLMQAFIAMIGWMGAMWAMALIVITALPLARVLRTPAPDTSPSAVGTTVDRGMKAALKDAFADRSYLLLHAGFFTCGFHIAFLVTHLPGEVGLCGLPPSVASWSLGIIGLSNIAGSLYAGWCVQRYRSKHVLFWMYGSRAVLVAIYLMAPKTELTFYLFAVGLGFTWLATVPPTASLVGKLHGSRYLATLFGLTIFTHQIGGFLGAWLGGIAISAHGDFQWMWYADMVLAALAAMANLPIREGRVVRHVPTT
- a CDS encoding DEAD/DEAH box helicase is translated as MSSDTNFADLGLAEPLLRALAETGYTKPTPIQAQAIPVVLTGQDLLAAAQTGTGKTASFALPILQQQMKHEKRARDGRPRVLILTPTRELAAQVDESVRAYAAHVPVRSFAVFGGVNISTQSRALRRPVEVMVACPGRLLDHINQGNIKLTDVETLVLDEADRMLDMGFIHDIKKILAKLPAQRQNLLFSATFSKEIRQLAEGLLKNPASVDVAPRNSTAERVKQSLMLVNKHEKRDLLIHLVRERQWFQVLVFSRTKHGADRLARQLHAAGISSAALHGDKAQNARMRALDAFKAAKLQVLVATDIAARGIDVDQLPHVVNFDLPNVPEDYVHRIGRTGRAGAEGEALSLVDPHEEAKQLRDIERLIGQKIERIEVGGFTIDEPEHFKAPQRQPRGNQAPNQRNSHRHQRSGNGNGGEGAQRRGRTGQSGDRPQAKADGAGAGKPQQRRRRPAQSGQGSRPSKG
- a CDS encoding YggL 50S ribosome-binding family protein; its protein translation is MSKTRSRRLRKKLFVGEFRELGFEVDLSFDAKANEAQMDGFFDRFFSEAVMPEGLVFAGWADAGFVCSSQRGSVTEAQRTSVSSWLDSQPMLSGFRVGPLMDVWHG
- the leuA gene encoding 2-isopropylmalate synthase; protein product: MLKQPNQKYRPFNPFPGGQTLTDRSWPDRRIERAPIWMSTDLRDGNQALFEPMDSERKMRMFKMLVAIGFKEIEVAFPAASQTDFDFVRELIDGDHVPDDVTIEVLTQAREHLVRRTFESVRGARRAIIHFYNATAPNFRQIVFGQDRAGVKQIAVDHARLIRELAEAQPETEFVFQYSPEVFSGTELDFAVEVCNAVIAEWAPTPERPCIINLPATVEMSTPNMYADQIEWVCRHIDRRDSVVISVHPHNDRGTAVAAAELAVMAGADRIEGCLFGHGERTGNVDLVTLALNLYSQGVSPQLDFSRINEIARTVEHCTQLPVHPRHPYVGDLVFTAFSGSHQDAIKKGLSVQQAGALWEVPYLPVDPADLGRSYESVIRVNSQSGKGGIAYLLESEYGLAMPRRMQVAFSSIVQAATDATGREMKAAGLWQIFESTYLSTQEGVAYVEHHLFEHGDQQGISLTVTRAGVRQTLRGVGNGPIDAALHALMPEASLLSYEEHSLGKGSDARAVAFIELASDDVPGGVFGVGIDGNIVTASIRAIVSAVHQLTHQRQPVASQQHLSA
- a CDS encoding YaeQ family protein; the protein is MALKSTIFKFQLQISDLDRHYYAEHALTLARHPSETDERLVARVLAFGRIADEGIDMTSALCEPDEPDLCIKTLDGRIQHWIDVGQPDARRVLKAAGRADRVTIHPYGGPTSSLWWEGVRKELLRVRKLDVIAFPEAAVKQLAKSVERTCQWQITVQDGEMMVTTGSDCVSLTPDTWREMST
- the adh gene encoding aldehyde dehydrogenase — protein: MLYAMPGQADAPVQFKAKYDNFIGGEFVPPVEGQYFDVITPINGRPYTQAARSGAADIDKALDAAHAAADAWGKTAPAERAGILLKIADRIEQNLEKLAYAETCDNGKPIRETLAADIPLAADHFRYFAGCLRAQEGALSEIDENTVAYHFHEPLGVVGQIIPWNFPILMAAWKLAPAIGAGNCVVLKPAESTPVSIMVLAELIGDLLPKGVLNIVNGFGREAGVPLATSTRIAKIAFTGSTATGRLIGQAAANNLIPATLELGGKSPNVFFEDVAQADDEFFDKAIEGLVLFAFNQGEVCTCPSRALIQESIYDRFMDRALTRINAIKQGSPLDTDTMMGAQASQEQMSKITSYLDLGKQEGAQCLIGGEQARLGGDLADGYYIKPTVFKGHNKMRIFQEEIFGPVLAVTTFKTEAEALEIANDTLYGLGAGVWSRDGSRAYRMGRGIKAGRVWTNCYHAYPAHAAFGGYKQSGIGRETHKMMLDHYQQTKNLLVSYNPNKLGFF
- a CDS encoding DUF779 domain-containing protein translates to MVDRVVATPEALELIEVLKKKYGPELLFMQSGGCCDNSAANCYKKSEFMVSPADVYLGDVGGLPFYIGGAQYEYWKHTQIIIGVVEGGHGGTFSLEGPEGRAFISESRLFSDEEWAELETSGVVK
- a CDS encoding MarR family winged helix-turn-helix transcriptional regulator; translated protein: MTSGTAQESKALPPLPCTGARARRLTRRMTAFYEGYLREAGLRLPQYSLLMHLTRAPQSLLHLAERMDMDRTTLTRALKPLVEAGWVVRHASDDARQRLYALSDSGRQKRDQAQVVWVEAQLALETVLGRDFTAELNAQLEAALERLRPALSPEN